The nucleotide window AACCTATAAAGGCATTGACAGAGGCTACAAAAAATATATCCCAAGGAAATTATGGTGAAAGGGTATATTTTAATACAGATGATGAATTAGGTATATTGGCCAACAATTTCAATATTATGAGTGAAAAATTATCTTATACTATAAATCAGTTAGAAGATAGAAATACTAAAAACAAAGCAATATTGACTAGTATGATAAATGGAATCATAGCAATAGATAATAATAAAAAAATAATGTTTATAAATCCTGCAGCTGAGTCTATATTTAGAATATCTGAGGAAGATGTAAGGGGTAAACATATATTAGAAGTAGTTAGGAACAATTATTTAGATGAAGAAATACAGAAGTTGTTTTCAGGACAAATACCGTCTAAGGTTGAAATTGAAATATTTGACCCAATATATAAAACATTGGCTATATATACCAATCCAATAAAACTTGAGAATGACCCGACTAGAAAGATAGGTGTGGTTATAATAATACAAGATATTACAGAAATTCGTAAGCTAGAGAGAATGAGGAAAGATTTTGTGGCTAATGTGTCCCATGAGCTAAAGACTCCATTAACATCAATAAAGGGATTTATTGAGACTCTGAAAGATGGAGCATCTGAAGATAAAATGCTTAGAGATAAATTTTTAAATATAATAGATATAGAGGCAGGAAGATTGACTGCTATTATAGAAGATTTGTTAGTTCTATCAGATATAGAGAATAAGCATAATATAGTTAAAAAGGAAAATATTAATGTAAATAAAGCTATAGAAGAAGTATTAAATATGATTAATGAGTTGAGTAAAAAAAAGGAGATACAAATTATTAATAAGGTAAATGCTAATTTGCCTGATATAGTAGGTAATTTAGGATGGTTTAAACAAATGCTAATAAATTTAATAGATAATGCTATAAAATATACTCCATTAGGAGGTCAAGTCATAATTACAGCATATGCAGTCAGTGGTAATTTAATAATTAAAATTAAGGATACAGGCATTGGTATAGACAAACAACATTTATCAAGATTATTTGAAAGGTTTTATAGAGTAGATAAGGCCAGATCTAGAAAGATAGGAGGTACAGGGCTGGGATTGGCAATTGTAAAACATATAGTACT belongs to Clostridiisalibacter paucivorans DSM 22131 and includes:
- the pnpS gene encoding two-component system histidine kinase PnpS codes for the protein MQKKIYIVFVILVLMGITITGILSLGLLKGNYAQSVEERLIANAKLIKNFMESNDNFYDLNLDEIATKYSQSTQARITFIDKDGVVRGDSDVDLETLENHKNRPEIKKAIKGDLGISKRHSESTGLDMFYIAVPVEMNNEIVAVTRISLPLDYVNTVNKTLFKYILASVLAGMAVALLLGYRYVKGVTEPIKALTEATKNISQGNYGERVYFNTDDELGILANNFNIMSEKLSYTINQLEDRNTKNKAILTSMINGIIAIDNNKKIMFINPAAESIFRISEEDVRGKHILEVVRNNYLDEEIQKLFSGQIPSKVEIEIFDPIYKTLAIYTNPIKLENDPTRKIGVVIIIQDITEIRKLERMRKDFVANVSHELKTPLTSIKGFIETLKDGASEDKMLRDKFLNIIDIEAGRLTAIIEDLLVLSDIENKHNIVKKENINVNKAIEEVLNMINELSKKKEIQIINKVNANLPDIVGNLGWFKQMLINLIDNAIKYTPLGGQVIITAYAVSGNLIIKIKDTGIGIDKQHLSRLFERFYRVDKARSRKIGGTGLGLAIVKHIVLAFNGKINVKSEIDMGTEFMVSLPIKY